The genomic interval AATCTAAAAGATAGTGAATACTGAATATTGCTCAAAGTGGAGCCCTTCTTTCTCTATGTAGGTGCTTTGTCCTGAGGAAGAAAGATGTTGAATAAGCATATTCCAAGAAGTAAATATTTGATAACCTTTTCTATTACGTACTAGTAGCATCATGtttacttgtaatttgtattggCTTTTAGATCCAACGACACACgagtaaattttgatttttgctGTCATTCATATTTTGCTGTCTAAACAATTTGGAGGCAGTTATCAGATGTGCAAGCCGTGTATGTATGTAATTACTTATATGTTAATGAAATGCATGGAATACtatatagtattaattattactagttgatattttctttttgataaatttatatgGACCTCTCTTGAGAtttactttttcattttttttataggtttctctttaaatttttagattaataatttattttatcaaaatgtcttcaattattttatctattttttaacacaataaatataaaagactGTGGATTGGAAAGATAAACTATTTCTCTCTTACGAAGaacaaacttaaaaaaataatatcaatcattaacaattttatttttattaagtattttaattattgattttatattcAGGGTTGGAGTTGTATTATGATCAGAGATGACAATTTGATCATGCGTGGATTTTGTATGAAATTCTAAGTTGGGGACACGGAGGGAGTGTTGGTACACATCGGttcattgatatttttatattatttttttaatgttatatatgtttatattcattcatttttatttaatatttttaaatattataatttaaattaattctcaattgaaattttaattaatattttaataattatatttattataataaatatatatagttttaaattttattattttaaatatatggaATGAGGGCAACTATAAAGTGAAAAAATCGATTgaattgaagatgaaaatgaagatttaatatttaatatttaaattagatAGAGTTTGGAATATGAGTAAGTTTTTTAAGTGGAACTGATAGTCAAAATTCGTTTCCATCTATTTAGTTGTCATACATAATTAAATCGtagttattatttaaaatttggaaGAAAATAAATCCAAACTTCATTAGTTAGCAACATGCTTGCTATTATTGTTAATGATAAAATCTCATGccaatatctttttttttattgaaagttGCTTAAAGCatattatttatgataatatattggatacaaataaaaatatttacggAAGATGTGGAAATTAACAAGAGATGAAATCGTTCTTACAAGGTGATAAGTAAAATATGTCAATAGTTTGTCTCTTAATGTATTTAACACAAAGTTTCTAACAAATAAAGTGATGCTGAACAGTCTTCAATTACAATGCCACCAAATTCTGTGACATATCTCTTTGAACTATGGAAAAAATCAACAATACCTTTTGAATCAAACTCGAAATCTACAAGAGCTAGCTGAAGTTCATGCGCCCAATCCAAAACAAGGAGAAGTCATGTCGCTTATCTTATGTCAACCGAGACCAAGTGAGGAAACCAAACTGTTTTTGATATCACAAAAGCACCTTCCGCATCTCAAATACAAATACTAATACCAACTCAATTCGAACAATGAGAGGAGGATGTGTCCACGTTGCATTTATATCGTTCTCTGGCTGGAACCTACCACAACATGCTGCTGCCAGCAGGCTCGCAGACTGGGACTGGCTGCTGCAGAGCTGCCAGCGCCAGATCTCATTCCAAGATCTTGATCAGTATATTTATCAATAGTAAAATCAAATTGTTTGCATCTCAAAACtattatatcaaaattatagtattaaattataactcaaaaGTCAAACTCTGCCAATGCCCATTCTATCtatttcaaaacaattaaaaaatgaaactatAATAGACACAAACGtagtattaaaatattgatataagTCTATGTTAAAAGATAACAAATATCAagttaaagtaaaaataatctaaaataataacaagtattttaatgtttttttacgAAAAGTACTTTAaagtattaataaattaaaaatttgtgaaaaaagaataattttttaaatatttttaataagtatTCACGTATATATTTAAGGAAGACTTTTTACTTTTGAGATCTATCATCGGTGCCTCAAATATATAAAGTCAACAAAAGCTATGTTCAGAAAaggatatttttttatgatcttaaatatacaaaaaaatagcTATATtacatcaattatttttattttactttatcttatatttaaaattaaaaagagtaAATTCTAGTCCaaaaaagaatatttgatcTCTAAACTAACCTCAAATTAGTAACCCCATCCCTTAGAACCTATGTTAactaaaaaaagattaaaatataattttaatatttttaattcattatttttatttaatatctatttcatttattcatcttttattcattttaattatttatttttatttgtttttatcttttacATAAAAgtcattttaatctttaataaaaaagatttatataattttgtgaaatataaataataattgcaattaataaataaacaacaaataactaaaataaaatataagaaatttaaaaaaattaaaaaaataaagaactaaaagaatattaaataaaacataaataacaaaaaatatatttaaaaaaatataaagaggGATATTGAGAGAACAGTTCCAATTCCCGCTACCTACCGATgcttataattaattaagttcAAAATTAGACGCTAATTTGTACccaaaaaaggaaaacaagacGCTAATCCTGCTACCTTTTTCTCTCCCGCCACCTTAACCTCTAATACCTTTTTTGCAATCCATTGATCACATTATTATTCATACCGGATTACAGCAGAAACGCCATTCCATTTCTCCGCCGGAGaaatcatcataacaatgctgTAGTCTTTAGTCCTCCGTAACGGCAACCCGTGATAGTGAGCGTTTCCTCATTATTCAACAACAACGCTCCCTATCACATTTCTTCTCTAAATTTCTCATTCACAAATAACAACAATGACTCATAAATCAGACCCCACCGTCATTTACCttcaaaaaagattaaaatataattttaatatttttaattcattatttttatttaatatctatttcatttattcatcttttattcattttaattatttatttttatttgtttttatcttttacATAAAAgtcattttaatctttaataaaaaagatttatataattttgtgaaatataaataataattgcaattaataaataaacaacaaataactaaaataaaatataagaaatttaaaaaaattaaaaaaataaagaactaaaagaatattaaataaaacataaataacaaaaaatatatttaaaaaaatatgtagagGGATATTGAGAGAACAGTTCCAATTCCCGCTACCTACCGATgcttataattaattaagttcAAAATTAGACGCTAATTTGTACccaaaaaaggaaaacaagacGCTAATCCTGCTACCTTTTTCTCTCCCGCCACCTTAACCTCTAATACCTTTTTTGCAATCCATTGATCACATTATTATTCATACCGGATTACAGCAGAAACGCCATTCCATTTCTCCGCCGGAGaaatcatcataacaatgctgTAGTCTTTAGTCCTCCGTAACGGCAACCCGTGATAGTGAGCGTTTCCTCATTATTCAACAACAACGCTCCCTATCACATTTCTTCTCTAAATTTCTCATTCACAAATAACAACAATGACTCATAAATCAGACCCCACCGTCATTTACCTTCACGGTAACCTCCATTTAAAAATCGTTGAAGCTCGTTTTCTACCTAACATGGACATGTTCTCCGAGCGTTTTCGAAGATTCTTCTCCGCTATTAACGCATGCAGTGCTTCTATAGGTGGTAAAGGTAAAAACCATCCGCCACGTCATCATCACCATAAGATAATCACAAGCGATCCATACGTCACCGTTTGTCTCGCCGGTGCCACGGTGGCACGCACGCGCGTTATTTCCAATTCGCAATCACCTAAATGGGAAGAACATTTCAAAATCCCTCTCGCTCATCCTGTTTCACAAGTTGAATTCTACGTGAAAGATAATGACATGTTCGGTGCCGATTTAATCGGAATCGCAACCGTTTCTGCTAAGAGAATCTTATCAGGTGAAGATATAAGCGATTGGTTTCCGATTATAGGTCCGTGCGGTAAAACTCCAAAACCTGATTGCGCCGTTCGTCTTGAAATGAAATTCACGAGATGTGATGATAGTCCTCTGTTTCGCTCCGGTTTGGCGCCCGAACCTGATCGGTTCGTGGTTCGGGATTCGTATTTTCCGGTTCGGCGTGGAGGAGCGGTGACGCTGTATCAAGACGCCCATGTTCCGGATTCAATGTTGCCGGGGATTAAATTGGATGATGGCGTTGAGTTTCAACATGGGAAGTGTTGGGAAGATATTTGTCATGCGATATTGGAAGCGCATCATATGGTATATATTGTTGGTTGGTCAATCTACCATAAGGTGAAGCTTGTTAGAGAACCAACCAAACCCTTACCTAGTGGTGGAAATTTGAATTTGGGAGAATTACTCAAGTACAAATCACAAGAAGGTTTGAGAGTTTTAATGTTGGTTTGGGATGATAAAACTTCGCAcaacaaatttttctttaagaCGGTACTTtctagtttttttgtttgtttgtattcgtactgattattttaatttaggtGAAAATGATAGATTCATTAggttttttcaataatttttatgttggTTTTCATGAATTTCTGCTCATGATTCTAGGATTGAAAGGAGGATGGTATGTATTTGAGTGGTTTGATATTAACTTCCTTTTTTCCAAAAAGGGaaaaacttttatggtcactatCAGCCCTGTTTGGCTAAACCACTTAAGAGTTTATAATATAAACGGttatgtataagttatttttataacataAGGTTAAATAAGGTCAAGCTGTTTTTATATAAAcctgttttcataagctatcctaaataatttatgaaaattagcCGAAAATAACTTATAGACATGATGTAAGTTATTTACATAAACTCTTTCAAAAAGAGTCACAAGTGCTTATGCCAGTAGATAAACTCATATAAGTCATTCAAAACAGGCCCAAAAGTGATTGATTACTTGAATCCTATTACCATAACCGTACCTTATAGGAAGGGTTTGATGATTCTTTAAAACCGAAGTTCAGTATTTAAATTGGAATATACTTCATTCTGGATCTTCAATCTAAATTTAAATACCTGGTGACAGATGCTTTCATTCATGTTAACAAGTCTGCACTCAGCTGTTGCCAcctttattttacattatttttttactgtTAATGAGTTTTATACATATAAGTTGCTTGAACAGAGATACTGTTTGGCTCTTTGGGCATTTTTACTTTGTTTGGCATACTTCCAAGTTTCATTTGCTGTTTGTTGAGTTTTGCCGAACCTGACGAGTGAATATTTTGGTTGCAGAATGGAATAATGCAAACTCATGATGAAGAAACTCGAAAGTTTTTCAAACATTCTTCAGTCACATGTGTGTTGTCGCCTCGATATGCCAGCAGTAAGCTTAGCATTTTCAAGCAGCAGGCATGCTTTATGCTATGGTTTAGTAGCTTTCCTAGACTTTTTATGTTTCTGTTACAAAGTTCTGCATACTTTATCATTCTTTCCATCCTTTCATAATATTATCACTctagttttaatatatttacagCCATACAGGATGGATTGGATACTCTCATATGAGATTTTCACAcgcaaaaacaaaatttttcatGTCACGAGATCATGTGAAAATCGAACATGAGAGAGGGGGGTGGTCTATTCCAATGCACAGGATAAACTTCGTGAATCTTCGcattaatattgttaaaatatataaaaatatctcaTGATATGGATTAAGTCTTAGtattagttttttatctttcattatataattttttttcaatatatttaattagaatACAGTAAACCAATATGTTGTAGCTCTCGTGAGAGATACTCTAGTTTAGAAAAGAATACAACATCTTCTACTGATATAAGTAGAGCTTAATGCTTGGTCTTTTTTATCACAGCATATCACATCAAATTATATGAGAATATTACCATCTCTTTTATCCATGCATTCCTCTTTCTTTGCCTCAATCCTTATAATGTCAACAGCCTGATACTAGATTGGTTGCCATCCTTTACTTTTGTATGGCCTTAtagttgaaaacaaaaaaaggaaTGTGCAATCAATAGTTGTCTTTTTTGTGAGTCCCAACcggaatttttgaaagaaaagatattgttttatttaaaataaaattggaagACTTGTTGACTATATTAGGTTGCACCAAACTTCAGGTTGTTGGAACGCTTTTTACACACCATCAGAAATGTGTGATCGTTGATACTCAAGCACATGGCAACCATCGGAAGATAACTGCATTTATAGGTGGTCTAGATCTTTGTGATGGCCGGTATGATACACCCGAGCATAG from Cicer arietinum cultivar CDC Frontier isolate Library 1 chromosome 5, Cicar.CDCFrontier_v2.0, whole genome shotgun sequence carries:
- the LOC101494596 gene encoding phospholipase D delta-like isoform X2, with the protein product MTHKSDPTVIYLHGNLHLKIVEARFLPNMDMFSERFRRFFSAINACSASIGGKGKNHPPRHHHHKIITSDPYVTVCLAGATVARTRVISNSQSPKWEEHFKIPLAHPVSQVEFYVKDNDMFGADLIGIATVSAKRILSGEDISDWFPIIGPCGKTPKPDCAVRLEMKFTRCDDSPLFRSGLAPEPDRFVVRDSYFPVRRGGAVTLYQDAHVPDSMLPGIKLDDGVEFQHGKCWEDICHAILEAHHMVYIVGWSIYHKVKLVREPTKPLPSGGNLNLGELLKYKSQEGLRVLMLVWDDKTSHNKFFFKTNGIMQTHDEETRKFFKHSSVTCVLSPRYASSKLSIFKQQVVGTLFTHHQKCVIVDTQAHGNHRKITAFIGGLDLCDGRYDTPEHRIFHDLDTVYKDDYHNPTFPAGTKGPRQPWHDLHCKIEGPAAYDILTNFEQRWRRATKWSDLGQKFKRVSHWVDDSLIKLDRISWILSPSESLPNDDPELWVSKEDDPENWHVQVFRSIDSGSLKGFPKDVHEAEAQNLICAKNLVIDKSIQTAYIHAIRSAQHFIYIENQYFIGSSFAWPSYKEAGADNLIPIELALKIVSKIRANERFTVYIVIPMWPEGVPSSAAVQEILYFQGQTMEMMYEIIARELKLHNIENRNPQDYLNFYCLGNREKFATEVSTTNNSHSDNGDTVSASQKFQRFMIYVHAKGMVVDDEYVMVGSANINQRSLAGSRDTEIAMGAYQPRHTWSKKKGYPHGQTCVIEIFAGIWI